A window of the Dyadobacter pollutisoli genome harbors these coding sequences:
- a CDS encoding TonB-dependent receptor domain-containing protein, giving the protein MKMTKILLAITIVLTSLLSPAFAQFPVTGGAAKPKALPGTAGDQTPKGNSKITGTVTDSASSKAIEFVSIALYNKASGQAVDGTVADEKGKFALTKIVAGDYKVLVSFIGYGNKTLDNIKLDKGQELDLGVISLASNTKTLNEVTVTGQAALIEEKVDRLVYNAEKDIAAKGGDATDILRKVPLLTVDLDGNVSLRGSQNIRVLINNKPSTIIANSVADALKQIPADQIKSVEVITSPSAKYDAEGSGGIINIITKKNSLQGLNLNIDTGVGNRGSMLSLNGGYRKGKAGFTIGGFGRGIYNTVTKTALEQTSTVENITTITRQTGDGSSHGLFGNYNLGFDYDLAKNQSITAGVKYGVRNFNSQQDLITRLMKTGSSDVVSSRNVDAKNLSGTVDVNLDYLHTFKPQQEWSMSTLYSRNDLTNDFDADLLNGGKELTSRQRNLNKSINQEFTFQTDYQTPIKKNQLLEFGGKGIFREVTSAYSFLIAEPTGDFRPERDQPAGDLTYHQNIAAGYTSYTYTTKKRYTIKGGLRYEHTFIDASTNEGTVGVGNYGVLVPSVNASKTFKGTTVKLAYNRRIQRPGLQQLNPNFNSANPQNITIGNPELRPELTNNFELGLSKNIKKTFVNATFFGRVTNNAISQVRQPSDTLAGAIVTTFENIGKQHAYGTNLFANVAATSKINVGIFANVFYTTLTGQTIGQNGQSQEINNNGFNVSGGIFSQATFKNGWGAQAFGFMQGNQVQLQGNQGGFGFYTLGVKKEFNNKKGSVGLAAENFLSKRYNIHTELTSIQFNQVNDVYLYNRGFRLTFTYKIGKMTMDAPKKKAKSVNNDDVKSDGSGGQQSGGGAPAGGGSAPR; this is encoded by the coding sequence ATGAAGATGACGAAAATTCTGCTCGCTATTACAATTGTCCTGACTTCTCTCCTCTCCCCGGCATTTGCCCAATTTCCCGTGACCGGCGGAGCAGCGAAACCGAAAGCATTGCCGGGTACGGCAGGCGACCAAACTCCGAAAGGCAACTCCAAAATTACAGGTACCGTAACTGACTCAGCTTCATCAAAAGCCATCGAATTTGTCAGTATTGCGCTTTACAACAAAGCCAGCGGACAGGCAGTGGACGGAACAGTCGCCGACGAAAAAGGAAAATTTGCACTCACCAAGATCGTGGCCGGCGACTATAAAGTGCTGGTATCATTTATTGGGTATGGCAACAAGACGCTGGACAACATCAAACTTGACAAAGGTCAGGAACTCGATCTTGGTGTGATCAGTCTTGCTTCCAATACCAAAACATTGAACGAAGTTACCGTTACAGGTCAGGCGGCACTCATTGAAGAAAAAGTGGACAGGCTGGTATACAATGCTGAAAAAGACATTGCAGCCAAAGGTGGCGACGCAACCGATATTTTGCGCAAAGTACCCCTGCTGACTGTGGATTTGGATGGTAACGTGTCATTGAGGGGCAGCCAGAATATCCGCGTACTGATCAACAACAAGCCTAGTACCATTATCGCCAACAGTGTGGCCGATGCATTGAAACAAATTCCTGCTGACCAGATCAAATCCGTGGAAGTGATCACCAGCCCATCCGCCAAATACGACGCCGAAGGTTCAGGAGGTATTATCAATATTATCACCAAAAAGAACAGCTTGCAGGGACTTAACCTGAATATCGATACCGGTGTCGGCAACAGAGGCTCGATGTTGTCGCTGAACGGCGGCTACCGTAAAGGAAAAGCAGGATTTACCATCGGAGGATTCGGTCGTGGAATTTATAATACTGTTACCAAAACAGCATTGGAACAAACCAGTACGGTGGAAAACATTACCACTATAACCCGTCAAACCGGCGACGGTTCCAGCCACGGACTTTTCGGAAACTATAACCTGGGCTTCGACTATGATCTTGCCAAAAACCAGAGCATCACCGCAGGCGTAAAATATGGTGTAAGAAATTTCAACAGCCAGCAGGACCTGATTACGCGGCTTATGAAAACCGGATCGTCCGATGTTGTTTCAAGCCGCAATGTGGATGCGAAAAACCTCTCGGGAACTGTGGATGTGAACCTGGACTATCTTCATACGTTCAAACCACAACAGGAATGGAGCATGTCTACGCTTTACAGCCGCAATGATCTTACTAACGATTTTGATGCGGACTTGCTGAATGGCGGCAAAGAACTGACCAGTCGCCAGCGTAATCTTAATAAGAGTATCAACCAGGAGTTCACCTTCCAAACCGACTATCAAACTCCCATCAAGAAAAACCAGTTGCTGGAATTTGGTGGAAAAGGAATTTTCCGTGAAGTAACAAGCGCGTACAGCTTCCTGATTGCTGAACCGACCGGTGACTTCCGTCCGGAAAGAGATCAACCTGCGGGAGACCTGACCTATCATCAGAACATTGCGGCGGGCTATACTTCCTATACCTACACGACCAAAAAACGGTATACCATTAAAGGAGGCTTGCGTTACGAACATACATTCATCGACGCCAGTACCAATGAAGGAACTGTCGGCGTGGGCAACTATGGCGTGCTGGTACCGAGTGTCAATGCATCGAAAACTTTCAAAGGAACGACGGTGAAGCTGGCTTATAACCGCAGGATCCAGCGTCCGGGCTTGCAACAGCTGAACCCGAACTTCAACTCGGCCAACCCGCAGAATATCACGATTGGTAACCCCGAACTACGGCCCGAACTGACCAACAACTTTGAATTGGGATTGAGCAAAAACATTAAGAAAACGTTCGTGAATGCTACATTCTTCGGCAGGGTAACCAACAACGCCATCAGCCAGGTACGTCAGCCGTCGGATACACTCGCTGGTGCAATCGTGACCACATTCGAGAACATTGGTAAGCAACATGCATATGGTACCAACCTTTTTGCCAATGTTGCAGCCACGTCCAAGATCAATGTCGGAATCTTCGCCAATGTGTTTTATACCACATTAACCGGGCAGACCATCGGTCAGAACGGCCAGTCGCAGGAAATTAACAATAATGGTTTCAATGTAAGTGGTGGCATTTTCTCACAGGCCACATTCAAAAATGGCTGGGGCGCCCAGGCTTTTGGCTTTATGCAGGGAAACCAGGTTCAGTTACAAGGAAACCAGGGAGGCTTTGGCTTCTATACGCTTGGAGTAAAAAAAGAGTTTAACAATAAAAAAGGAAGCGTTGGACTCGCAGCCGAGAATTTCCTGAGCAAACGTTACAACATTCACACCGAGCTGACTTCGATCCAGTTCAACCAGGTGAACGATGTGTATCTGTATAACCGTGGTTTCAGGCTGACCTTTACCTATAAAATTGGTAAAATGACTATGGACGCGCCGAAAAAGAAGGCCAAATCTGTTAACAACGACGACGTGAAAAGTGACGGAAGCGGAGGACAGCAGTCGGGCGGCGGTGCGCCGGCAGGTGGCGGAAGCGCTCCACGGTAG
- a CDS encoding LytR/AlgR family response regulator transcription factor, with the protein MNILIVEDEDLAVDKLKKTLGKVDNNARIVGVTGSIHSSVTWLSENLTPDLILMDIELADGQSFEIFDQIKVKSPVIFITSYDEYALRAFKVNSIDYLLKPVQKEDLEAALEKFKELKQTFNQTPDSQTTNIENLVRELQNQFLPKEYRKRFLVKHVQKLVSVEVDTIAYFYSEERFSFFKTSDDKQFIVDYNMDELEELLDPNEFFRINRAFIISVRSVELIGDYFGNRLSLRLKPFLNKETIVSREKVASFKKWMGK; encoded by the coding sequence ATGAATATTTTAATAGTCGAAGACGAAGACCTGGCGGTTGATAAGCTAAAAAAGACATTGGGGAAAGTGGACAACAACGCCCGGATTGTGGGGGTGACGGGCAGCATTCATTCTTCGGTTACCTGGCTAAGCGAAAATCTTACTCCTGACCTGATCCTGATGGACATTGAGCTCGCCGACGGGCAGAGTTTTGAAATATTTGACCAGATCAAAGTAAAAAGTCCTGTCATTTTTATCACTTCCTACGACGAATATGCGCTACGTGCATTCAAGGTGAACAGCATCGATTACCTGCTCAAACCAGTCCAGAAAGAAGACCTGGAAGCTGCGCTTGAAAAGTTCAAGGAATTGAAACAGACTTTCAACCAGACGCCGGATAGCCAGACTACCAATATTGAAAACTTGGTCAGGGAGTTGCAAAACCAGTTTCTTCCCAAAGAATACCGGAAGCGGTTTCTGGTCAAACATGTTCAGAAGTTGGTATCCGTTGAAGTAGACACGATCGCCTATTTTTATAGCGAAGAACGCTTCAGTTTTTTCAAGACCAGTGACGACAAACAGTTCATTGTAGACTACAATATGGACGAGCTGGAAGAGCTGCTCGATCCGAATGAATTTTTCCGTATCAACAGAGCATTCATCATTTCCGTCAGGTCGGTGGAGCTGATCGGCGACTACTTTGGAAACCGCCTTTCCCTGCGCCTGAAACCGTTTTTGAACAAAGAAACCATTGTAAGCCGCGAAAAAGTAGCATCATTTAAAAAGTGGATGGGAAAATAG
- a CDS encoding sensor histidine kinase translates to MPHLPAFNTILKSKITKNDIWVMLICLPFFLNLAYLLFGKRYFGEQRVLIWATLIVCVTWVISWRLHILAGHYMRIALQDVTQTARRLLISGCIYVPLTALITCALFYAFHITGFLGYRFDLQNFILALLSGLLINIVATSFYEGLYVFEKWRSTLLEAETLKLEAEKLKRENLQSQLDGLKSQVNPHFLFNSLNSLSALIGKNPAKAEIFLDEMSKVYRYLLKTNEQELTSLASEIRFVNSYFHMLKTRYGDGIILQMSVEKVHEDFLLPPLTLQMLLENAVKHNIILKEEPLVITIGTDANDNLTVSNTLYKKRLKVQSSKIGLANISAKYRLLNQPEIIIDESKTYFTVIIPLIRNYK, encoded by the coding sequence ATGCCCCATCTGCCCGCGTTTAACACCATCTTGAAAAGCAAGATCACCAAGAATGACATCTGGGTCATGCTGATCTGCCTCCCGTTTTTTCTGAACCTGGCCTATTTGCTTTTTGGCAAAAGGTATTTCGGAGAGCAGCGTGTTTTGATATGGGCTACACTCATCGTATGCGTTACCTGGGTGATTTCCTGGCGACTGCATATCCTGGCCGGGCATTACATGCGCATTGCTTTGCAGGACGTAACCCAAACCGCGCGCAGACTGCTCATTTCCGGATGTATATATGTACCCCTTACAGCATTGATTACCTGCGCGCTTTTCTACGCATTTCATATTACCGGTTTTCTGGGCTACCGTTTTGACTTGCAGAATTTCATCCTGGCATTGTTGTCGGGGTTACTGATCAATATTGTAGCGACCAGCTTCTATGAAGGTTTGTATGTTTTTGAAAAATGGCGGAGCACGTTATTGGAAGCAGAGACGCTGAAACTGGAAGCCGAAAAATTGAAGAGAGAAAACCTGCAAAGCCAGCTCGACGGTTTGAAAAGCCAGGTAAATCCACATTTCCTGTTCAACAGTCTGAACTCACTCTCGGCATTAATTGGCAAAAACCCCGCTAAAGCAGAGATCTTCCTGGACGAAATGAGCAAGGTTTACCGCTATCTGCTCAAGACCAACGAACAGGAACTGACTTCCCTGGCATCCGAAATCAGGTTTGTCAACTCCTATTTTCATATGCTAAAAACCCGTTACGGAGACGGTATCATACTGCAAATGTCGGTTGAAAAAGTTCACGAGGATTTTCTGCTCCCACCGCTAACGCTGCAAATGCTTCTTGAAAATGCGGTCAAACATAACATCATTCTCAAAGAAGAACCGCTTGTGATCACGATTGGGACAGATGCAAATGATAACCTGACGGTCAGTAACACCTTGTATAAAAAACGGCTGAAAGTACAATCCAGCAAGATCGGGCTGGCTAATATCTCCGCCAAATACCGCTTGCTCAACCAGCCGGAGATTATCATTGATGAAAGCAAAACTTATTTTACAGTCATTATTCCATTGATCAGAAACTACAAATAA
- a CDS encoding YceI family protein, with product MKTIILSAIAVTLFWTGCTTDHVIQKTEYVLDETSVAEWKGSMPGTFNIGSFDVESENLQAENGQIKSGTFIIPIASIKNFNLPDNLKPQLLGHLQSADFFNMVLFPEATFKITGIAPYTGTDTGAVAGANYLVSGDFTMIGMTNPISFPAKINLSNGKLQTEATFKIDRTKWGMNYATDPAAEGHYIFSDVDIHLKISGIKI from the coding sequence ATGAAAACAATCATTTTATCCGCCATCGCAGTTACACTTTTCTGGACGGGCTGTACCACTGATCACGTTATACAAAAAACAGAGTATGTGCTCGATGAAACTTCTGTGGCTGAATGGAAGGGCTCTATGCCCGGTACCTTCAATATCGGGTCTTTTGATGTAGAAAGTGAAAACTTGCAGGCAGAGAACGGCCAGATCAAGAGCGGGACATTTATTATCCCCATCGCCTCGATCAAGAATTTCAATCTGCCTGACAATCTGAAACCTCAGTTGCTGGGACACCTGCAAAGCGCCGATTTTTTCAATATGGTATTGTTTCCCGAGGCAACTTTCAAGATCACCGGCATCGCTCCTTACACCGGAACGGACACTGGGGCGGTAGCTGGTGCCAACTATCTCGTCAGTGGCGACTTTACGATGATCGGCATGACGAATCCGATCAGCTTTCCAGCCAAGATCAATTTGAGCAATGGAAAATTGCAGACGGAAGCGACATTTAAGATCGACCGGACGAAATGGGGCATGAACTACGCGACCGACCCGGCGGCCGAGGGACATTACATCTTCTCAGACGTGGATATCCATTTGAAAATATCGGGGATCAAGATATAA
- a CDS encoding DUF7133 domain-containing protein has translation MKKYRYHFLFLAVSFTLIYCKTNKQTASKAPAAQEVAKQETAAETPGKSPFIAPEKTIAKMQIEDGFEVKLVAAEPLVSAPVAMQFDDKARMWVVEMTGYMPDTIGTGEDIPNGNIVILDDKDKDGVYDDRTVVIDSLVLPRAICLIENGILVAEPTNLWFYEIKNDKAGKRVLVDDKYTEGGNVEHQPNGLLRAMDNWIYNAKSDKRYRKVGSKWLIEHTHFRGQWGICQDNYGRLYYNNNSQNLLGDYFPAGLGASNKNQRGVAGYNEKSVANNKVYPLHPTPGVNRGYMKNILDDSLRLNDFTAAAGPVVYRGDLFDKTYQFNAFVPEPSANLIKRNILNEKGYVVKGEQAYKGKEFLASTDERFRPVSLYNAPDGSIFVLDMYRGIIQHKTYLTPYLKDQIGKRNLTQPLSSGRIYKIVPKNSKPRPVLIPNDASELVKLLGHTNGWVRDRAQQKLIDGKYNQTVPALREAIKQTANPFLAIHALWTLEGLHSLKTEEVLAWLKQSWTYKMQALSVSPSIMSPTSYKQLASAMDGIVNDNDTLSAPYVAFICKSIEKFDPVISRGLLTRLATKYPNNRYVSDAVISNLQDQEEVFQGEISASLSDPNLLFNKQLQRVVAAVKSAQGNRNPEMLKKEFPKGEALFTSVCQTCHGVDGGGVKSLAPPLNQSEWVTGNKDKLISIVLFGLTGPVKVNGHVYQTPEVSGDMPGIGYDKDMPSEDIAQLLSYIRKSWRNNAEKITTEEVAKTRQKLTGREKAFTEAELNGI, from the coding sequence ATGAAAAAGTACCGCTATCACTTTCTTTTTCTGGCCGTATCCTTTACGCTGATCTATTGTAAGACAAATAAACAAACCGCGTCGAAGGCACCAGCTGCCCAGGAAGTCGCAAAGCAGGAAACTGCTGCCGAAACGCCTGGCAAATCCCCTTTTATCGCCCCTGAAAAAACCATCGCAAAAATGCAGATCGAGGATGGTTTTGAGGTAAAGCTGGTAGCTGCCGAACCATTGGTCAGCGCGCCGGTGGCCATGCAGTTCGACGATAAGGCGAGAATGTGGGTGGTGGAAATGACCGGTTATATGCCCGATACCATCGGAACCGGCGAAGACATCCCGAACGGAAACATTGTAATTCTGGACGACAAAGACAAAGACGGCGTCTACGACGATCGCACAGTTGTGATCGATTCTCTTGTGCTGCCAAGGGCTATTTGCCTGATCGAAAATGGAATATTGGTTGCCGAGCCTACGAATCTTTGGTTTTACGAGATCAAGAATGACAAAGCTGGAAAGAGAGTTTTGGTTGATGATAAATACACCGAAGGAGGCAATGTAGAGCACCAGCCCAACGGCCTGCTACGTGCAATGGATAACTGGATTTACAATGCCAAATCTGACAAACGCTATCGTAAAGTGGGCAGTAAATGGCTCATTGAACATACTCATTTCAGAGGTCAATGGGGCATTTGCCAGGACAATTACGGACGACTTTACTACAATAACAACTCACAAAACCTGCTGGGCGACTACTTTCCGGCTGGACTGGGCGCTTCCAACAAAAACCAGAGAGGTGTTGCCGGGTACAATGAAAAATCGGTTGCCAATAACAAAGTATATCCCTTGCACCCTACCCCTGGTGTAAACCGCGGCTATATGAAAAATATTCTCGACGACAGCCTGCGCTTGAATGATTTTACAGCAGCAGCCGGCCCTGTCGTTTACCGCGGTGACCTATTTGACAAAACTTATCAGTTCAATGCATTTGTGCCCGAACCTTCTGCCAACCTCATCAAACGAAACATTTTAAATGAAAAGGGGTACGTAGTGAAAGGCGAGCAAGCCTATAAAGGCAAAGAATTTCTCGCAAGTACCGACGAGCGCTTCCGGCCTGTGAGCCTGTACAACGCACCGGATGGTTCGATTTTCGTCCTTGACATGTACCGCGGCATTATTCAGCACAAAACCTACCTGACCCCATACCTGAAAGATCAGATCGGAAAAAGAAATTTGACGCAGCCACTTTCGAGCGGACGTATCTATAAAATTGTTCCCAAAAATTCGAAACCACGCCCGGTCCTCATTCCTAATGACGCAAGCGAGCTGGTAAAGCTGCTGGGACACACCAACGGCTGGGTACGTGATCGCGCACAGCAAAAACTGATCGACGGCAAGTATAACCAAACCGTACCGGCATTACGGGAAGCCATCAAACAGACGGCCAACCCGTTCCTGGCGATTCATGCATTGTGGACACTTGAAGGGCTTCATTCACTCAAAACCGAGGAAGTACTGGCCTGGCTGAAACAATCCTGGACCTACAAAATGCAGGCACTGTCGGTTTCACCGTCTATCATGAGCCCGACATCTTACAAGCAGCTTGCCTCAGCAATGGACGGGATCGTGAATGACAACGATACACTTTCGGCACCCTATGTTGCCTTCATTTGCAAAAGCATTGAAAAATTCGACCCGGTGATATCGCGTGGCCTGCTTACCCGGCTTGCTACCAAATATCCCAACAACCGCTATGTGTCAGACGCTGTGATCAGCAACTTGCAGGATCAGGAAGAAGTGTTCCAGGGCGAAATAAGCGCATCATTATCGGACCCTAATTTACTTTTCAACAAGCAATTGCAAAGAGTGGTAGCCGCTGTTAAAAGCGCGCAGGGCAACCGCAACCCGGAAATGCTCAAAAAAGAATTCCCAAAAGGCGAAGCATTGTTCACTTCCGTTTGCCAGACCTGCCACGGTGTTGACGGTGGCGGTGTTAAATCGTTGGCCCCGCCATTGAACCAGTCAGAATGGGTTACGGGTAACAAAGACAAGCTGATCTCCATCGTTCTTTTCGGTTTGACCGGCCCCGTAAAAGTGAACGGTCACGTGTACCAGACACCCGAAGTGAGCGGTGATATGCCGGGTATTGGCTACGATAAAGATATGCCAAGCGAAGACATTGCCCAGTTGCTAAGCTATATTCGTAAGTCGTGGCGCAACAATGCCGAAAAGATCACCACGGAGGAAGTAGCCAAAACCCGCCAGAAATTAACTGGCAGGGAGAAGGCATTTACAGAAGCTGAACTGAACGGAATTTGA
- a CDS encoding MFS transporter, protein MKQTKIGNYRWVICALLFFATTINYIDRQILGLLKPTLETEFNWTETDYANIVMVFAGCYALGYIVFGNIIDKIGSKLGYSISIIIWSVAAVLHALVKSTFGFAGVRALLGLGEAGNFPAAVKATAEWFPKRERALATGIFNSGTSIGAVAAPILVPWLLGAYGWREAFLITGALGFIWLIFWWLFYEIPSRHKKVTPEEFEYIHSDNEVIAGETQKPIHWSKLLQLRQSWVFIVGKFLTDPVWWFFLFWLPSYFATTFALDLKKPSLHLAIVYTATTFGSIGGGYLSSYLIKIGWAPLRARKTTLLIVAFAVLPIILAQFATDIWVVVGIISVATAAHQAWSANIFTIVSDIFPKRAVSSVVGIGGMAGSLGSTFFPLLVGALLDYYKGIGNIGAGYNIVFMICGLAYFVAWVIIHFLTKNMKPVEESLKD, encoded by the coding sequence ATGAAACAAACCAAAATTGGAAATTACCGCTGGGTTATTTGTGCTTTATTATTCTTTGCGACCACAATCAATTACATCGACAGACAGATTCTCGGATTACTCAAACCCACTCTTGAAACGGAGTTCAACTGGACTGAAACTGACTATGCCAACATCGTAATGGTTTTTGCCGGATGTTACGCTCTGGGTTATATCGTTTTTGGGAATATTATTGATAAAATCGGCTCCAAACTGGGCTATTCTATATCCATTATTATATGGAGCGTTGCAGCCGTTTTGCACGCGCTGGTCAAAAGTACTTTCGGATTTGCAGGCGTGCGGGCGCTTTTGGGCCTGGGCGAGGCGGGTAACTTTCCCGCGGCCGTGAAGGCAACTGCCGAATGGTTTCCAAAGCGTGAACGTGCATTGGCAACCGGCATTTTCAATTCCGGTACCAGCATTGGTGCCGTGGCCGCTCCTATTCTGGTACCCTGGCTTCTCGGCGCATACGGCTGGCGCGAAGCATTTCTGATCACCGGTGCATTGGGTTTTATCTGGCTCATTTTCTGGTGGTTATTCTACGAAATTCCTTCACGCCACAAAAAAGTTACTCCTGAGGAGTTCGAATACATTCACAGCGATAATGAAGTAATAGCCGGCGAGACTCAGAAACCGATCCATTGGAGCAAACTTTTGCAGCTTCGTCAGTCGTGGGTATTTATTGTAGGCAAATTCCTTACTGATCCGGTTTGGTGGTTTTTCCTTTTCTGGCTGCCATCCTATTTTGCGACCACTTTTGCATTAGACCTGAAAAAGCCAAGCCTTCATTTGGCGATCGTTTACACGGCTACTACATTCGGTAGTATCGGCGGCGGATACCTTTCTTCTTATTTGATCAAAATCGGCTGGGCACCGTTACGTGCACGGAAAACCACATTGCTCATCGTAGCATTCGCAGTACTTCCGATCATTCTGGCGCAGTTTGCTACCGATATTTGGGTGGTAGTGGGCATTATCAGTGTTGCTACCGCAGCCCACCAGGCATGGAGCGCCAACATTTTCACCATTGTGTCTGATATTTTTCCAAAAAGAGCAGTAAGCTCCGTGGTGGGCATCGGCGGAATGGCTGGCTCATTGGGTTCTACCTTCTTTCCATTGCTGGTCGGCGCGCTTTTGGATTACTATAAAGGAATCGGAAACATAGGCGCAGGCTACAATATTGTATTCATGATCTGCGGACTGGCCTATTTTGTTGCCTGGGTTATCATTCATTTTCTGACCAAGAATATGAAACCCGTTGAAGAATCGTTAAAAGACTAA
- the surE gene encoding 5'/3'-nucleotidase SurE encodes MKILVTNDDGIYSPGIAALAKIAARFGEVKIVAPDVEQSSMGHAITASRPLSYKKSPIDFNGIDAYRVNGTPADCVALGQHLWDKPDVVLSGINLGPNLGNAMWHSGTLAAAKQAVLFGMKGIALSTPTDIEPDFEALDPFVEKALTLLFKNPHLNLVNVNFPHNPQGVRWTRQSVRLYDNNIVPGLDPMGRKHYWFTVVPLEPAEEGTDRWAIENHFVSITPLRLDLTNEAELMKAQLAYPIV; translated from the coding sequence ATGAAAATCCTGGTAACAAACGACGATGGAATTTACAGTCCCGGAATTGCTGCCTTGGCTAAGATTGCTGCAAGGTTCGGAGAGGTAAAAATTGTAGCGCCTGATGTGGAGCAGTCCTCCATGGGGCACGCGATCACAGCATCCCGACCGCTTTCTTATAAGAAATCACCTATTGATTTTAATGGAATCGACGCATACCGCGTCAATGGTACACCGGCCGACTGCGTTGCGCTGGGCCAGCATTTGTGGGACAAACCCGATGTAGTTCTTTCGGGAATCAACCTGGGTCCCAATCTGGGAAATGCCATGTGGCATTCAGGAACATTGGCGGCGGCCAAGCAAGCCGTTCTTTTTGGGATGAAAGGGATTGCTTTGAGCACACCTACCGACATTGAACCCGATTTCGAGGCACTGGACCCGTTTGTTGAAAAAGCACTAACCCTGCTTTTCAAAAATCCGCATTTAAATCTGGTCAATGTCAATTTTCCGCATAACCCGCAGGGGGTACGATGGACCAGGCAATCGGTACGGCTGTATGACAACAATATTGTACCCGGACTGGACCCGATGGGCAGAAAACATTACTGGTTTACGGTGGTACCGCTCGAACCCGCCGAAGAAGGTACCGACCGCTGGGCGATCGAAAACCACTTTGTATCGATCACACCGTTGCGTCTGGACCTTACCAATGAAGCCGAGCTGATGAAAGCGCAACTGGCATACCCTATCGTCTGA
- a CDS encoding diacylglycerol/lipid kinase family protein, with protein MKKANLLHNPTAGDNDFSKKELLKLITEEGFECTYSSVKENGWDAFDDETDFLIIAGGDGTVRRVAKALMKRKRLQKQYPLALLPHGTANNIAGALQISGEAREIVQRWHHNHLQTFDIGKVNGIGEDLFFLESFGYGIFPRLMKVMSKISDEVGESADEKLKAARAVLYDIVLNYEARPCTIIADGVDHSGEYMMVEVMNIRSLGPNLILAPDADPGDGYLDLVMVSEAHRKKFESFLLSEINGEEKHEFNFTIVRAKTLKIVWEGKDIHADDERLKVEGTMEVDIEIQRDMMQFMITDE; from the coding sequence ATGAAAAAAGCGAACCTGTTACACAACCCCACTGCCGGGGACAACGACTTTTCTAAGAAAGAGCTTTTGAAACTAATCACAGAGGAGGGCTTTGAATGCACTTACTCGTCAGTGAAGGAAAATGGCTGGGACGCGTTTGACGATGAAACGGATTTCCTCATCATTGCCGGTGGTGACGGGACGGTTCGCCGTGTGGCCAAAGCGCTCATGAAAAGGAAGCGGTTGCAAAAGCAGTATCCGCTCGCATTACTTCCTCACGGTACGGCCAATAACATTGCAGGCGCATTGCAAATCTCCGGCGAAGCCAGAGAAATTGTTCAGAGATGGCATCATAATCACCTGCAAACCTTTGATATAGGCAAGGTCAATGGCATCGGGGAAGACCTTTTTTTTCTTGAATCTTTCGGTTACGGAATTTTTCCAAGGCTCATGAAAGTGATGAGCAAGATTTCGGACGAAGTAGGAGAAAGTGCGGACGAAAAGCTGAAAGCGGCGCGCGCCGTGCTATACGACATTGTATTGAACTACGAAGCTCGGCCGTGTACCATCATCGCCGATGGTGTCGATCATTCGGGTGAGTATATGATGGTGGAAGTTATGAACATACGCTCCCTCGGTCCCAACCTGATACTGGCACCCGACGCCGATCCCGGTGACGGATACCTGGATCTGGTCATGGTGTCGGAAGCGCACCGGAAAAAATTTGAATCCTTCCTGCTCAGTGAGATCAATGGGGAAGAAAAGCATGAATTTAATTTTACAATTGTCCGTGCGAAAACCTTGAAAATCGTATGGGAAGGGAAGGACATTCATGCAGATGACGAGCGTCTTAAAGTGGAAGGTACCATGGAAGTTGACATTGAAATCCAGCGGGACATGATGCAGTTCATGATCACGGATGAGTAA